One Phreatobacter oligotrophus genomic window, ACGGTGAATGATCTGGCGGTTGGCGGGGCAAGACCGCTTTGGCTCTCCGCCGCCTTTATCATCGAGGAGGGCGTCGAGATCACGACATTGCGGCAGATCGCGGCCTCGATGCAGAAGTCGGCGTTGGAAGCCGGGGTGCGAATCGTGACAGGCGACACCAAGGTTGTCGGCAAGGGATCGGGCGATGGCGTCTTCGTCACCACCGCAGGTATTGGCGTCATCCCGCCCGGACGCCGCATGCTGGCCGAAAGCGTCCGACCCGGTGACATCGCCCTTGTCAGCGGTGTGCTGGGCGATCATGGCGCGGCGATTCTTGCGGCGCGGGGGGATATGGACCTCACATCCGATATCCGCTCAGATTGCCAGCCACTCAACCATCTGATCGAGGCCGTGCTGACAGCGGTGCCCGATATACGCGCGGCGCGCGACGCTACGCGCGGCGGCCTAGCTTCGGCGCTCAACGAAGTCGCCTATGCTGCAGGAGTCGGCATCGAGATCACCGAGGCCGATCTGCCTTTGCGGCAGGAAGTGCGCGGCATTTGCGAGATATTGGGGCTGGACCCGCTTTACCTCGCCAATGAGGGCACTCTGGTCCTGTTTGTCCCGCCGGATCAGGCGGTTTCGGCTCTTGCCGCCATGAAATCGGTTCCGGCCGGGCGCGGTGCTCGAGTGATCGGCAAAGCGGTGACGGCCCATCCTGGGACCGTCATCATGAAGACCGTGCTGGGTGGGGCACGCATCGTCGACATGCTTGTCGGGGAACAACTGCCGAGAATCTGTTGAACCAAGTCTAGCAAAAGCCAAGACGGCGTTTTGCAAAAGAGAGAGTGATGAACATGAAGAAACTGGCACTGTTTTCCATCGGCGGCCTGCTCGCGCTAACTAGTGGAGCCATGGCGCATCCTGGCCATGGTGCCGCACAGGATCTGGCTCATGGCTTCATGCATCCGCTGAGCGGGCTGGATCACTTGATCGCAATGGTAGCTGTTGGTGTCTTGGCCGCACGGCTTGGCGGACGCGCGACCTACATGGTGCCGCTGGCTTTTTTGCTGGCCATGATTGCCGGGGGCGCGGCCGGCTATGCTGGCCTACCGCTGCCTATGGTTGAGCAGGGCATTGGCCTTTCAGTTGTGGTGCTCAGCATCGCGGTTGCGTTGGACTATCGGCTGCCGCTTACGCTTTCCATGGGTCTTGTGGGGCTGTTCGCGGTGTTCCACGGCCATGCCCATGGTACAGAAGGCGCAAATGCTGCGGCCTTCCTACCTTATGCCGCCGGGTTCATCGCTGCGACATCGGCCTTGCATATCGCAGGCATCGCGCTTGGGCTTTCACTTGACCGGTTCGGGGCCAAATCCTCGATCTATCTCAAGCGCTTGATAGGCGCGGCCGGTGCTGTTGCCGGCGTGATGATCTTGGCAGGCTGAGGGCATAGGCGGGATTCAACGTCCCGCCTGTCCACCGTGCAGGAAAGGCAAGCCTCATGCATGAACTGGGCATGGCGCGCAGCATTGCCGGCATCATTGGCGAGCATGCCCAAGGGCGGCCTGTCAAAGCGGTGCGGGTGGCGATCGGTCCGCTCGCTTGCATCGAGCGGCAGGCCTTGGCCTTTTGCTGGGATATCGTGACGGACAAGACCGGACTCGCAGGAGCTAGTCTGGGTTTCATCGAGGCCGAAGGGGATACCTTCACGGTCCGGGAATTTGAATTCAGGGAGGACTGACGA contains:
- the hypE gene encoding hydrogenase expression/formation protein HypE, whose product is MNQTVRPERRVLAQRVTLAHGGGGKAMRDLIEDVFTSVFAPPGMEDQARLMDASLLEPGAELAFTTDSFVVSPMEFPGGDIGTISVCGTVNDLAVGGARPLWLSAAFIIEEGVEITTLRQIAASMQKSALEAGVRIVTGDTKVVGKGSGDGVFVTTAGIGVIPPGRRMLAESVRPGDIALVSGVLGDHGAAILAARGDMDLTSDIRSDCQPLNHLIEAVLTAVPDIRAARDATRGGLASALNEVAYAAGVGIEITEADLPLRQEVRGICEILGLDPLYLANEGTLVLFVPPDQAVSALAAMKSVPAGRGARVIGKAVTAHPGTVIMKTVLGGARIVDMLVGEQLPRIC
- a CDS encoding HupE/UreJ family protein yields the protein MNMKKLALFSIGGLLALTSGAMAHPGHGAAQDLAHGFMHPLSGLDHLIAMVAVGVLAARLGGRATYMVPLAFLLAMIAGGAAGYAGLPLPMVEQGIGLSVVVLSIAVALDYRLPLTLSMGLVGLFAVFHGHAHGTEGANAAAFLPYAAGFIAATSALHIAGIALGLSLDRFGAKSSIYLKRLIGAAGAVAGVMILAG
- a CDS encoding hydrogenase/urease maturation nickel metallochaperone HypA, yielding MHELGMARSIAGIIGEHAQGRPVKAVRVAIGPLACIERQALAFCWDIVTDKTGLAGASLGFIEAEGDTFTVREFEFRED